Within Longimicrobium sp., the genomic segment CCTGGACTCCCGGAGATTCGCATCGAGAGCTTCGACGACCGCAGCGCTCCCGTGTGCTCGAGCCGCCCAGCCGCAGTCTACGCCCGCTCTGCCGACGGAGGCTGCCCGTCCCCGCCGGCCGCGGCGCGCCAGGAGGCCACTCCCACCGAGATCGAAGCAATTGCCAGGGAGTACCCCAGCGCTACAACGATCACGAGGATGGGCATCCCCAGGATGACGAAGCCAATCACTCCCTCGCCCCGCCAGCCCCGCCAATCTGCGTACCCGAGCAAAAGAAAAAGCGGCCACCCGTAGGCGCGAGTCGCCAGCCCGAGCAGTCCTTCCGGCTCTCGGCCGTTGTACATCATCGCCAGGGCGGCCGAGAGCACGACGAGTTGGGCCGCGAAGGACCATCCAACGATTCGCTTGAACGCCCGCCGCCTGCCCGTTGCCCACGACCCCATCTCACCATGCATCGATGCTGCCCCTCTTAGGCTTCTGACGCTCCCCGGACTGGTTCCGTCGTCACCTGGATCGCTCGGCTGCTCACCGCCTCCGCAGTCGAAGACGCCACGGCCGATGACCCGTGTGGCGGGAAACTATTGCCGTGCCTCTGACGGCGCACGATCCACGGCAACCTTCGGCTTGCCGACTGAGATAGACGGCGTCCAGTGGTCACGACATACTGGCTCCCGCCGGGGCGAACCGGTTATTGTTGATCATCCCGCACGACCGCCCCGACACACGCGCCTCCCGTTCCCTCACTCCCCGGCTGGAAACCACGGATGAAGAAGACATCGATCCTCTCGGCGCTCCTCGCATCGCTGATCGGGTGCAGCACCGGCTTCGCGCAGGACGCGCCCGCGCAGCAGCCGTTCACGACCACCGGTTTCCAGTTCACCGTGGGATTGACGGGAGCGCAGTCCACCATCGAAAAGGGAGAAAGCGCCACCACCGGCATCGGCGTAAGCCTGCACGCGGGGTACGGCATCACACGGCGGCTTTCGCTCTTTGCCGGGGGCACCGGAACGACGATGGAATCCGGCAAATACGCCCTGGCCCACGTCGATCTCGGCGGCCGGTTCCTGCTCTCCGAGGCCCAGCTGCGGCCCTACCTGCAGGCGGGGTGGACGGGGCGGCTGGCGAGGGAGGAGATCCCCGAGCACTTCGACGACAAGGTCATCCAGATCCGCGGAGTGGGCCCGAGCGTGGGCGCCGGGGTGGAGTACGGGGTTTCGCCCGAAGCCGCGGTAGACGTGGGGCTGGTCTACACCGGCGGCGACTACACCGAGGGAAAGATCACGAAGGACCCCTGGACGGACCTGGGCAGCGACGCATTCGGCGCGCGGAGCCTGCGGTTCACGGTGGGCGTCACGGCGCGGCTCTAGCCGCCTGATCCGCGACACGCGGCGGTGTGCGCGGACGGAACGCGGCATTATCTTCCCGGCATGACCACGATCACCCTTCCCCTGGTCCGGACCGGCGTGGTGCGCGGCGCCTGCCCCCACGACTGCCCCGACACGTGCGCCATGCTGGTGCACGTGCAGGACGGCCGCGCCGTGCGCGTGCAGGGCGACCCCGACCACCCGGTGACGCAGGGCTTCCTGTGCACCAAGGTGAACCGCTACGTCGAGCGCACCTACCACGCGGACCGGCTGACGACGCCGCTGCGCCGCGTGGGCCCCAAGGGCGAGGGGCGGTTCGAGCCGGCTTCGTGGAACGAGGCGCTGGACGACATCGCCCGGCGGCTGAACGCAATCCGCGCGGGCGAGCACGGGCCGCAGGCCATCCTCCCCTACTCGTATTCCGGCACGCTGGGCAAGGTGCAGGGCGAGTCGATGTCCAGCCGCTTCTTTCACCGCATCGGCGCCAGCCTGCTGGACCGTACCATCTGCGCCACCGCGGGGAGCGTGGGCTGGGGCGTCACCTACGGCGATCGCCTCGGGCCCACACCGGAAGAAGCCGAGCACGCGCGGTTCATCCTCCTCTGGGGCACCAACACGCTCACCAGCAACCCGCACCTGTGGCCGGCGCTGCGCCGCGCCCGCGAGGCCGGGGCGCGCCTGATCGCCATCGACCCCATCCGCACGCGCACCGCGGCCCAGTGCGACGAGCACCTGCCCATCCGCCCCGGCGCCGACGCCGCGCTGGCGCTGGGGATGATGCACGTGATCTTTCGCGACGGGCTGGATGACACTGAGTACCTGCGCGAGAACACCGTCGGCTGGGAGGCGCTGCGGGAGCGGGCGGGCGAGTGGACGCCGGAGCGCGCGGCGGGGATCACGGGGCTGGATGCGGAGCGCATCGAGCAGCTGGCGCACGAGTACGCCACCACGCGGCCGTCGTTCATCCGGCTGAACTACGGGCTGCAGCGGCACCGCGGCGGCGGCACCGCGGTCCGCACCATCTCACTCCTTCCTGCGGTCACCGGCGCCTGGCGCGACTTGGGCGGGGGCGCCACGCTCTCCACCAGCGGCGCCTTCAAGCTGAACGGCGGCGGGCTGCAGCGGCCGGACTGGGTTCCGCCCGGGACGCGCACGATCAACATGATCCAGCTGGGCGAGGCGCTCACGAAGCCGGATGCGGGCGTGGGCGGGCCGCCGGTGCAGGCGCTGGTCGTCTACAACAGCAATCCCGCGGCGGTCGCGCCGGACCTGGGCAGCGTCCGGCAGGGGCTGCTGCGCGACGACCTGTTCACGGTGGTGATGGAGCACTTCGTCACCGACACGGCGCGCTACGCGGACTGGGTGCTCCCCGCGACCACGCAGCTGGAGCACTGGGACGTGCACACCGCGTACGGGCACCTGTACCTGACGCTCAACCGGCCGTCCATCGCCCCGGTCGGCGAGTCGCTGCCCAACACCGAGATCTTCCGGCGGCTGGCCAGGCGGATGGGGCTGGACGATCCCGAGTTCGCGGACGGCGACGTGGACCTGATCCGCCAGGCGCTGGAGTCGTCGCACCCCTGGATGCAGGGGATCACCTTCGAGCGGCTGCTGGACGAGGGATGGATTCGCGTCGGCGCGCAGCGCGACTTTCGTCCGTACGCGGAGCCGAAGCCGAACACGCCCACGGGAAAGATCCAGATCCTGGCGCCTGAGCTGGAGGCCATCGGCATCGATCCCCTGCCCACGTACGTGCCGCCGGCCGAGAGCGCCGAGGCAGACCCCGAACGCGCCGCGCGCTATCCGCTAATGCTGCTGTCGCCGCCGGAGCATCCGCTGATGAACAGCACCTTTGCCAACGTGCCGCACCTGGAGCGCGCGGCGGGGCCTACCAAGCTGCTGCTGCATCCCAACGAGGCGGCGGTGCGCGGGGTGCGCGACGGCGACCGCCTGCGCTGCTGGAACGACCGCGGGCACTTCTTCGGCCGGGCGGTGGTGACGGATGACGTCCGGCCGGGCGTCGCCGTTTCCTACGGCGTGCGCTGGGCGCAGCTCTCCGACGGCGGCCGCACGGTGAACGACACCACCTCGCAGGGCGTTACCGACATGGGCGGCGGCGCCGTCTTCTACGACAATGCGGTAGAGGTGGAGGTGGCGGCGGGGGACGAGATTCTGGACAGAGTGCCCCGTCCGGGTGTATATTCAACCGTTCCACCGAGTTAGCCCCCGAAGGAACGCCCCGCCGCAGGAGCAATCCACGTTGCGAATCCTCTACGTTTCCCACTCGTTTCCGCTGCCCGGCGACCCGCTGAGCAACGTGGGCGGAATGCAGCGCGTGGCGCAGGGGCTGCACGCGGCCCTGGGCGAGCATCCGGGCGTGGAGCTTCATTCGCGGCTGCTGGAAACGTCGTGGAAGCAGACGCCGCGCCGCATGCCGGGCTTCATGGCCGGGCTGCTGCGGGAGATTCCGCGCGTGGTCAAGCGCGAAAAGATCGACGTGGTGCTCCACTCGTCCATGGTCACCGCCTCCACCACGGCGGTGCTGGGCAACGCCATCCGCCGCGCGGGCGCACTCTCCGCCGCCATCCCCGTGGGGCGCGACGTGACGCTGCCCACGCCGGGATACCAGTGGTTCGTTCCCAGGGTGCTCAAGGGGCTGGACCTGGTGTTTCCCATCAGCCGGGCCACGGGGCAGGAGTGCCTGGCGCGCGGCTTGTCGCCGGCGAAGATGCACGTGATCCCCTGCGGCGTGGACGTGGACCTGTTCGGCGCGCCCCGCGACCGGCGCGCCGCCCGGCGCGAGCTGCTGAAGTCCATCGGCGAGTCGGCGGGCACCATCCCGGATGACGCGCTGATCCTGGTGAGCGTCGGGCGCCACCAGGAGCGCAAGGGCTTCACCTG encodes:
- a CDS encoding outer membrane beta-barrel protein, whose amino-acid sequence is MKKTSILSALLASLIGCSTGFAQDAPAQQPFTTTGFQFTVGLTGAQSTIEKGESATTGIGVSLHAGYGITRRLSLFAGGTGTTMESGKYALAHVDLGGRFLLSEAQLRPYLQAGWTGRLAREEIPEHFDDKVIQIRGVGPSVGAGVEYGVSPEAAVDVGLVYTGGDYTEGKITKDPWTDLGSDAFGARSLRFTVGVTARL
- a CDS encoding molybdopterin oxidoreductase family protein → MTTITLPLVRTGVVRGACPHDCPDTCAMLVHVQDGRAVRVQGDPDHPVTQGFLCTKVNRYVERTYHADRLTTPLRRVGPKGEGRFEPASWNEALDDIARRLNAIRAGEHGPQAILPYSYSGTLGKVQGESMSSRFFHRIGASLLDRTICATAGSVGWGVTYGDRLGPTPEEAEHARFILLWGTNTLTSNPHLWPALRRAREAGARLIAIDPIRTRTAAQCDEHLPIRPGADAALALGMMHVIFRDGLDDTEYLRENTVGWEALRERAGEWTPERAAGITGLDAERIEQLAHEYATTRPSFIRLNYGLQRHRGGGTAVRTISLLPAVTGAWRDLGGGATLSTSGAFKLNGGGLQRPDWVPPGTRTINMIQLGEALTKPDAGVGGPPVQALVVYNSNPAAVAPDLGSVRQGLLRDDLFTVVMEHFVTDTARYADWVLPATTQLEHWDVHTAYGHLYLTLNRPSIAPVGESLPNTEIFRRLARRMGLDDPEFADGDVDLIRQALESSHPWMQGITFERLLDEGWIRVGAQRDFRPYAEPKPNTPTGKIQILAPELEAIGIDPLPTYVPPAESAEADPERAARYPLMLLSPPEHPLMNSTFANVPHLERAAGPTKLLLHPNEAAVRGVRDGDRLRCWNDRGHFFGRAVVTDDVRPGVAVSYGVRWAQLSDGGRTVNDTTSQGVTDMGGGAVFYDNAVEVEVAAGDEILDRVPRPGVYSTVPPS
- a CDS encoding glycosyltransferase family 4 protein, with product MRILYVSHSFPLPGDPLSNVGGMQRVAQGLHAALGEHPGVELHSRLLETSWKQTPRRMPGFMAGLLREIPRVVKREKIDVVLHSSMVTASTTAVLGNAIRRAGALSAAIPVGRDVTLPTPGYQWFVPRVLKGLDLVFPISRATGQECLARGLSPAKMHVIPCGVDVDLFGAPRDRRAARRELLKSIGESAGTIPDDALILVSVGRHQERKGFTWFTDQVMPTMPGNVIYLITGEGPMTPQIQASIDRHGLHGNVRLLGKVSEEMLLTLYRGADLFVMPNIHVKGDIEGFGVVMLEAGLCGMPVIAADLEGISDVIREGENGHLVPSQDAEAFRALVLRYRADRALVAQASSRAAAYTASHFSWSAIADTFVRILSQHTRTTGTVPAELARAAG